The alpha proteobacterium U9-1i genome includes a region encoding these proteins:
- a CDS encoding metallo-beta-lactamase family protein: MSMDGAEDEAKLDRPARPSLVYPLGEPPQAGEAREITPGVFWVRMPLPFALQWINLWLLKDGDGWTIVDTGIGLEQSREHWRSIFDATLGGRPVKRVICTHMHPDHMGLAGWICRKFDAELWMSRLEYVTARMLIADTGREAPVEGVRFFQGAGWDEDAIDSYKVRFGGFGKAFSKTPDGYVRVSDGDVIDIDGKPWRVVTGNGHSPEHVCLWQEEMKLFISGDQVLPRISSNVSVFPTEPLADPLSDWINSCHKLRSIIPEDVLTLPSHNEPFLGLHARLENLIDGHERSLARIEHRLRQAPRRAVDLFGALFARKIGPEVLGMATGEAIAHANCLIARGRARRVKDAAGVIFYEPA, from the coding sequence ATGTCGATGGACGGCGCGGAAGACGAAGCAAAACTGGACCGTCCGGCGCGGCCGTCTTTGGTGTATCCCCTTGGTGAGCCGCCGCAGGCCGGCGAGGCGCGGGAGATCACGCCTGGCGTTTTTTGGGTGCGCATGCCGCTGCCGTTTGCGCTGCAATGGATCAATCTTTGGCTGCTGAAGGATGGCGATGGCTGGACCATCGTCGATACCGGCATCGGGCTGGAGCAAAGCCGCGAACATTGGCGCTCGATTTTCGACGCCACGCTCGGCGGGCGTCCGGTCAAGCGCGTCATCTGCACGCACATGCACCCCGATCACATGGGCCTTGCGGGCTGGATCTGTCGCAAGTTCGACGCTGAATTGTGGATGAGCCGGTTGGAGTATGTCACCGCGCGAATGCTAATCGCCGACACCGGCCGCGAAGCGCCAGTGGAGGGCGTGCGCTTCTTCCAAGGCGCGGGCTGGGACGAGGACGCCATCGATTCTTACAAGGTGCGCTTCGGCGGCTTCGGTAAGGCGTTCTCGAAAACGCCGGACGGTTACGTGCGTGTGAGCGATGGAGATGTCATCGACATTGACGGCAAACCGTGGCGCGTGGTCACCGGAAACGGCCACTCGCCTGAGCACGTGTGCCTTTGGCAAGAGGAGATGAAGCTTTTCATTTCTGGCGATCAGGTGCTGCCGCGCATTTCGTCCAACGTTTCTGTGTTTCCCACTGAACCGTTGGCCGATCCGCTGAGCGATTGGATCAATTCCTGCCACAAGCTGCGCAGCATCATTCCGGAAGATGTGCTCACTTTGCCTTCGCACAACGAGCCGTTTCTTGGCTTGCACGCGCGGCTTGAAAATTTGATCGATGGCCATGAGCGGTCGTTGGCTCGTATCGAGCATCGATTGCGTCAGGCGCCGCGCCGCGCGGTCGATCTGTTCGGCGCGTTGTTCGCGCGAAAAATCGGCCCTGAAGTGTTGGGGATGGCGACGGGCGAGGCTATTGCGCACGCCAATTGCTTGATCGCGCGTGGCCGTGCGCGTCGGGTGAAAGATGCCGCTGGAGTGATCTTCTATGAGCCAGCCTGA
- a CDS encoding short chain dehydrogenase family protein, which yields MSLAGKTLFITGASRGIGLAIALRAARDGANIVVAAKTAEPHKKLPGTIYSAAEQIESVGGKALPVVVDVREPDSVNAAVAAAVERFGGIDICVNNASAIQLTGTLQTDIRRYDLMNQVNARGTFIVSRACIPHLKQASNPHVLMLSPPLDMSPRWFAGHVAYTMAKYGMSMCVLGMAEEFRDDGIAFNALWPRTGIATAAIEFALAGGEGMKHCRTPDIMADAAYAIFNKPARKCTGHFFIDDLVLFEAGERDFDKYRVDPSKSLMPDFFVPADTPLPAGISMGPKD from the coding sequence ATGAGTCTGGCCGGCAAAACCCTGTTCATCACCGGCGCAAGCCGCGGCATCGGTCTGGCGATCGCGCTTCGAGCTGCCCGCGACGGGGCCAATATCGTCGTCGCGGCCAAGACCGCCGAGCCCCACAAGAAGTTGCCGGGCACAATTTATTCCGCCGCCGAACAGATCGAGTCGGTTGGCGGCAAGGCGCTGCCTGTCGTCGTCGACGTGCGCGAACCGGACAGCGTCAACGCAGCGGTCGCGGCCGCGGTCGAGCGCTTTGGCGGTATCGACATTTGCGTGAACAACGCGTCCGCCATCCAGCTGACGGGCACCCTGCAAACTGATATTCGCCGTTATGACTTGATGAACCAGGTCAACGCACGCGGCACCTTCATTGTCTCGCGCGCCTGCATTCCACATTTGAAGCAAGCTTCCAATCCGCACGTCTTGATGCTGTCGCCGCCCTTGGACATGAGCCCGCGTTGGTTCGCTGGTCACGTCGCGTACACGATGGCCAAGTACGGCATGAGCATGTGCGTGCTGGGTATGGCGGAGGAATTCCGCGACGACGGCATCGCCTTCAACGCGTTGTGGCCGCGGACCGGCATCGCCACGGCGGCGATCGAATTCGCGCTCGCGGGCGGGGAAGGCATGAAGCATTGCCGTACGCCCGACATTATGGCCGACGCAGCCTACGCCATCTTCAACAAGCCGGCGCGCAAGTGCACCGGACACTTTTTTATTGATGACCTCGTGCTGTTCGAGGCTGGCGAGCGCGACTTTGACAAGTATCGCGTCGATCCGTCCAAATCCCTGATGCCTGATTTCTTTGTTCCCGCCGATACGCCGTTGCCCGCAGGGATCAGCATGGGACCGAAGGACTAG
- a CDS encoding lpqC encodes MIRTALTVIALLWGGAPAFAQPARQYADAPIYSIEHAGARRAFALHTPTSFRRGGPLIVALHGRFSSPKAFQALSGLNAIGDVRGALVAYPQAGGALWNDGANPGLARIAAPMDDAGFIAAMIATLVEEYGVGAERVFIVGFDSGGVMAQHLACDGSMRLAGVAVVSAPGWSYMPQSCARATPAIVLHGRRDLFVPVGGDAAEGDAPHRLSAADTIARWLSINRCADQANERRGASLYYSACSGAPFAYVAVERGGHEWFQSGDGRRINRSGVSAATTVDAFFFARESFALPRGGGSMQTGRSYIVYAPPSYDPARPMPVVVALHGRPSNAPSMAAITEFHAVAEREGFIVVYPDGVGGEWRSVADLIGLANEYPNDDVAFLGNLIDDLSLDLNIDQQRLYITGFSNGGFMTMRMACEASDRFAAFASVGAALYNDIRDVCRRGSPAPIMFIHGTADRSIAFDGVVQRSQGEARQVSMSVPNTVSYFANRNGCSPQARRIDFTQGSPDTQVIRFDQIGCANNNDVTFFLVNGGGHVWPGVQGVLPEENFGPTNMDISASQVIWDFFKQHTLDD; translated from the coding sequence ATGATCCGTACTGCACTGACTGTGATAGCGCTTCTGTGGGGGGGCGCTCCGGCATTCGCTCAGCCCGCTCGTCAGTACGCCGACGCGCCAATCTATTCGATTGAACACGCCGGCGCACGCCGCGCGTTCGCCCTGCATACGCCGACGAGTTTTCGACGTGGCGGCCCGCTCATCGTGGCGTTGCATGGCCGCTTCTCTTCGCCGAAGGCGTTTCAGGCGCTGAGCGGGCTTAATGCGATAGGCGACGTGCGGGGCGCGTTGGTGGCCTATCCGCAGGCCGGCGGCGCATTGTGGAATGACGGCGCCAATCCTGGCCTCGCCCGGATCGCCGCGCCAATGGACGACGCCGGGTTCATCGCCGCCATGATCGCCACCCTTGTGGAGGAATATGGGGTCGGCGCGGAGCGCGTTTTCATTGTCGGCTTCGACAGCGGCGGCGTGATGGCGCAGCACTTGGCCTGCGACGGCTCAATGCGCTTGGCGGGTGTCGCGGTCGTTAGCGCGCCGGGCTGGAGTTACATGCCGCAATCATGTGCGCGCGCAACGCCCGCAATCGTGCTGCACGGGCGCCGCGATCTGTTTGTGCCGGTTGGCGGCGACGCCGCCGAAGGCGATGCGCCTCATCGGTTGAGCGCGGCGGACACGATCGCGCGCTGGCTCAGCATCAACAGGTGCGCCGACCAGGCCAACGAGCGACGCGGCGCGAGCCTCTATTACAGCGCTTGCTCGGGTGCGCCGTTCGCCTATGTCGCTGTCGAACGCGGCGGGCACGAATGGTTTCAGAGCGGCGACGGCCGGCGCATCAATCGCTCTGGCGTATCGGCCGCGACAACTGTGGACGCCTTCTTCTTTGCGCGCGAAAGCTTTGCGCTCCCGCGCGGTGGTGGGAGCATGCAAACGGGGCGTTCCTACATAGTCTATGCGCCCCCTAGTTATGATCCCGCGCGGCCTATGCCGGTCGTGGTGGCTTTGCATGGCCGGCCCAGCAACGCGCCGTCCATGGCGGCGATCACGGAGTTTCACGCTGTAGCCGAGCGCGAAGGCTTTATTGTCGTTTATCCGGACGGGGTCGGCGGGGAGTGGCGTTCGGTGGCTGATCTAATCGGCCTTGCCAATGAATACCCAAACGACGACGTCGCGTTCCTGGGCAATCTGATCGACGACCTCAGCCTGGACCTGAACATCGATCAGCAGCGACTCTACATCACTGGCTTTTCAAATGGCGGCTTCATGACAATGCGCATGGCATGTGAGGCGTCAGATCGCTTCGCCGCCTTCGCTTCTGTGGGGGCCGCGCTTTACAACGACATCCGTGATGTATGCCGGCGCGGATCGCCGGCGCCGATTATGTTTATCCACGGAACAGCAGATCGCAGCATTGCATTTGACGGCGTCGTTCAACGCTCGCAGGGCGAGGCGCGCCAGGTTTCGATGAGCGTGCCCAACACGGTGAGCTATTTCGCCAACCGCAATGGCTGTTCGCCCCAAGCACGCCGCATCGATTTCACGCAGGGCAGTCCGGACACACAGGTGATCCGCTTTGACCAGATAGGCTGCGCCAACAATAACGATGTGACATTCTTCCTCGTGAACGGCGGCGGCCACGTGTGGCCCGGCGTGCAGGGCGTGCTGCCGGAAGAAAATTTCGGTCCGACCAACATGGACATCAGCGCGAGCCAAGTGATCTGGGATTTCTTCAAGCAGCATACGCTGGACGACTAG
- a CDS encoding ATP-dependent DNA ligase LigC — MNRFAALLDRLAYEPRRLGKLALLEAYFRETPDPDRGWALAAMTGALTFKHAKAGLIRNLAAARTDPVLFGLSYDFVGDLAETVSLMWPVNAARANAQLTITDVVEGLNSTPKEKLPERVADWLDRLDENGRWALLKLITGALRIGVSARLARTALARLGGREPDEIEDVWHADEAPYPRLFAWLEGRGEAPSLNTNVRFYPPMLSHAIEPTEFAPLAPAEFCAEWKWDGIRVQAASGRDASGKIVSRLYSRTGEEISTAFPDLVDAFDFDAVLDGELLIKRAGAVQDFNTLQQRLNRKGVNAKLMAEFPAFIRVYDILAQGEDDLRALPFRERRKRLEAFVAAHALAPIDLSPLIPFDTWDDLTAARADPKLAGVDAGAVEGVMIKRHDAPYLAGRPKGYWFKWKRDPMTIDAVLMYAQRGSGKRSSFYSDYTFGVWKDDELTPVGKAYFGFTDEELAELDKFVRNNTTNRFGPVREVTHTRDKGMVVEVAFEGLQRSTRHKSGVAMRFPRISRLRWDKPPREADTLESLEKLLIPSGGAKR, encoded by the coding sequence ATGAACCGCTTCGCAGCGCTCCTTGATCGCTTGGCTTACGAACCGCGCCGGCTCGGCAAGCTCGCGCTGCTCGAAGCGTACTTCCGCGAGACACCCGATCCCGACCGCGGCTGGGCGCTGGCGGCGATGACGGGCGCGCTGACGTTCAAGCACGCCAAGGCCGGCCTCATCCGCAATCTCGCCGCCGCGCGCACCGACCCGGTGCTGTTCGGGCTCTCTTATGATTTCGTGGGCGACTTGGCGGAGACCGTGTCGCTGATGTGGCCCGTCAACGCCGCGCGCGCGAACGCGCAGCTGACGATCACTGACGTGGTCGAAGGGCTCAACAGCACACCGAAGGAAAAGCTGCCGGAGCGTGTCGCCGATTGGCTCGATCGGCTCGACGAAAACGGCCGCTGGGCGCTACTGAAACTGATCACCGGCGCGTTGCGCATCGGCGTCTCCGCGCGCCTCGCCCGCACCGCGCTGGCGCGGCTCGGCGGCCGTGAGCCGGACGAGATCGAGGATGTGTGGCATGCGGATGAAGCGCCCTATCCGCGCCTCTTCGCATGGCTTGAAGGGAGAGGTGAAGCGCCGTCGCTCAACACGAATGTGCGCTTCTATCCGCCGATGCTCTCCCACGCGATCGAGCCGACGGAGTTCGCGCCGCTCGCCCCGGCCGAATTTTGCGCCGAATGGAAGTGGGACGGCATCCGCGTCCAAGCCGCAAGCGGCCGCGACGCCAGCGGCAAGATCGTATCGCGTTTGTACTCACGCACCGGCGAAGAGATTTCCACCGCTTTCCCCGATCTGGTCGACGCCTTCGATTTTGACGCTGTGCTGGACGGTGAACTCCTGATCAAACGCGCCGGCGCCGTGCAAGATTTCAACACGCTGCAACAACGCCTCAACCGCAAAGGCGTGAACGCCAAGTTGATGGCGGAGTTTCCAGCGTTCATCCGGGTGTACGACATCCTCGCGCAAGGCGAGGACGATTTGCGCGCGCTTCCCTTCCGCGAGCGACGCAAGCGTCTCGAAGCGTTCGTCGCCGCCCATGCGCTCGCGCCGATCGACCTCTCGCCTTTGATCCCGTTTGACACTTGGGACGATCTCACCGCCGCACGCGCCGATCCGAAGCTCGCCGGCGTGGACGCGGGCGCGGTCGAAGGCGTGATGATCAAGCGCCACGACGCGCCTTATCTCGCGGGGCGACCTAAAGGCTATTGGTTCAAATGGAAGCGCGATCCGATGACAATCGACGCGGTGCTGATGTACGCCCAGCGCGGCAGCGGCAAGCGCAGCTCTTTTTATTCCGACTACACGTTTGGCGTCTGGAAGGATGATGAACTCACTCCGGTCGGGAAAGCCTATTTCGGCTTCACCGACGAAGAACTCGCCGAACTCGACAAATTCGTGCGCAACAACACCACCAACCGCTTCGGCCCGGTGCGCGAGGTCACACATACGCGAGACAAAGGGATGGTCGTCGAGGTCGCTTTTGAAGGCTTGCAGCGTTCCACGCGCCACAAAAGCGGCGTCGCCATGCGCTTCCCTCGGATCTCACGGCTGCGTTGGGATAAGCCGCCACGCGAGGCCGATACACTGGAGAGCTTGGAAAAGCTGCTGATTCCGAGCGGCGGCGCGAAGCGCTAG
- a CDS encoding mRNA 3-end processing factor produces MRKIAELAPTSPYLFSMQPAAILHPRPEGLYCPKAELYIDPTRPVSRALITHGHSDHARAGHGAVLATPETLAIMGARYGAEFAGSTQALRYGETVNLNGVRFSLHPAGHVLGSAQAAAECEGIRVVVSGDYKRQPDPTCPPFEVIPCDVFISEATFALPVFTHPSAEHEVRKLLASVTMFPDRAHVVGAYALGKAQRVMATLRACGWDKPIYVHGALLALTALYQEHGVDLGDVQPVVDAPKSFYAGAIILGPPGALQTPWVRRFPDPVTCFASGWMRIRARARQSGIELPLVISDHADWPDLQRTIKDTQAGEIWITHGEADALARWCELEGINAKALHLVGYGDEEEPSAA; encoded by the coding sequence GTGCGCAAGATTGCGGAACTGGCGCCCACGTCTCCCTATTTGTTCTCCATGCAGCCTGCCGCGATCCTGCACCCCCGCCCCGAGGGCCTCTATTGCCCGAAAGCGGAGCTTTACATTGATCCCACGCGCCCGGTGTCGCGCGCGCTGATCACGCACGGCCATTCCGACCACGCCCGCGCCGGGCATGGCGCCGTGTTGGCCACGCCGGAGACGCTGGCGATCATGGGCGCGCGCTACGGCGCCGAGTTCGCGGGTTCGACACAGGCGCTGCGGTACGGCGAGACGGTAAACCTGAACGGCGTGCGCTTCTCGCTGCACCCGGCCGGCCACGTTCTGGGCTCGGCGCAAGCCGCGGCGGAGTGCGAAGGAATCCGCGTCGTCGTGAGCGGCGATTACAAGCGCCAACCTGACCCGACTTGCCCGCCGTTCGAAGTGATCCCGTGCGACGTGTTCATCAGCGAAGCGACGTTCGCATTGCCTGTGTTCACGCACCCAAGCGCGGAGCACGAAGTCCGAAAACTGCTCGCCTCCGTCACCATGTTTCCGGACCGCGCGCATGTCGTTGGCGCGTACGCGCTTGGCAAAGCGCAGCGGGTGATGGCGACGTTGCGCGCATGCGGTTGGGACAAGCCGATCTATGTCCACGGCGCGCTGCTGGCGCTGACGGCGCTCTATCAAGAGCACGGCGTTGATCTGGGCGACGTACAGCCCGTCGTCGATGCGCCGAAGAGCTTTTACGCAGGCGCCATCATCCTCGGCCCGCCCGGTGCGCTGCAGACGCCTTGGGTGCGGCGCTTTCCCGATCCGGTGACGTGTTTCGCTTCCGGCTGGATGCGCATTCGCGCGCGGGCGCGTCAAAGCGGGATAGAACTTCCCCTCGTCATTTCCGATCACGCGGACTGGCCTGACCTGCAGCGCACGATCAAGGACACGCAGGCCGGCGAGATTTGGATCACGCACGGCGAAGCCGATGCGCTGGCGCGCTGGTGCGAGCTTGAAGGCATCAACGCAAAGGCGCTGCACCTCGTTGGTTACGGCGACGAAGAAGAGCCGAGCGCGGCATGA
- a CDS encoding ATPase component protein (ABC-type multidrug transport system), producing MDPIITIKDVSKTYASGLQALKPTNLEIKRGEIFALLGPNGAGKTTLISIICGIVNPSGGTIVADGHNIITDYKAARRKIGLVPQELHTDAFERVIDTVTFSRGLFGFPPNPAYLEKVLRDLSLWDKRNSKIMELSGGMKRRVMIAKALSHEPKILFLDEPTAGVDVELRRDMWEMVRGLRENGVTIILTTHYIEEAEEMADRVGVINKGELILVEDKNTLMRKLGKKQLTLELPAPLKAVPEGLNGYTLELSGNGNQLIYSFDAQAAETGIPGLLRKLSELGVEFKDLHTEQSSLEDIFVNLVSTRA from the coding sequence GTGGATCCCATCATCACCATCAAAGACGTCTCGAAGACGTATGCGTCTGGTCTTCAAGCTTTGAAGCCGACCAATCTCGAGATTAAACGCGGTGAAATCTTCGCGCTGCTCGGCCCGAATGGCGCTGGCAAGACGACGCTGATCTCGATCATCTGCGGCATCGTCAATCCGTCCGGCGGTACGATCGTCGCCGATGGTCACAACATCATCACCGACTACAAAGCCGCGCGGCGCAAGATAGGCCTAGTGCCGCAAGAGCTGCACACGGATGCCTTCGAGCGCGTAATCGATACGGTCACGTTCTCGCGCGGCCTGTTCGGCTTCCCGCCGAACCCGGCTTATCTGGAAAAGGTGCTGCGTGATCTGTCGCTGTGGGACAAACGCAATTCCAAAATCATGGAACTCTCCGGCGGCATGAAGCGCCGGGTGATGATCGCCAAGGCGCTGAGCCACGAGCCAAAAATTCTGTTCCTCGATGAGCCGACGGCTGGCGTCGATGTCGAACTGCGGCGCGATATGTGGGAGATGGTGCGTGGGCTACGCGAGAACGGCGTCACAATCATTCTGACCACGCACTACATCGAAGAAGCCGAGGAAATGGCCGATCGTGTCGGCGTCATCAACAAAGGCGAGTTGATCCTGGTTGAGGACAAAAACACGCTGATGCGCAAGCTTGGCAAGAAGCAGTTGACGCTCGAATTGCCTGCGCCGCTGAAGGCGGTGCCGGAAGGGTTGAACGGCTATACGCTGGAGCTCTCGGGCAACGGCAATCAGCTGATCTACAGTTTCGACGCGCAAGCGGCGGAAACCGGGATTCCCGGGCTTTTGCGCAAGCTTTCCGAACTCGGCGTCGAGTTCAAAGACCTCCACACCGAGCAAAGCTCGCTCGAAGACATCTTCGTGAACCTCGTGAGCACGCGCGCATGA
- a CDS encoding permease component (ABC-type multidrug transport system) translates to MNTYAVQSIYRFEMARWFRTLGQSLFSPVLSTSLYFIVFGSAIGSRMVEIDGISYGAFIVPGLIMLSILTESVSNASFGIYMPKWAGTIYELLSAPVSPIEAVMGYVGAAATKSIIIGLVILATARLFVEYEIQHPLWMLIFLVLTSVSFCLFGFILGVLADGFEKLQIVPMLIITPLTFLGGTFYSINMLPEVWQTITLFNPVVYLISGFRWSFFGVSDVAIGVSIAAVSLFLTVCLGIVYWVFKTGYKLKV, encoded by the coding sequence ATGAACACGTATGCGGTCCAGTCTATTTATCGCTTCGAGATGGCGCGGTGGTTCCGCACGCTGGGGCAGAGCTTGTTCTCGCCGGTGCTGTCGACGTCGCTCTATTTCATTGTCTTTGGCTCGGCGATCGGGTCGCGCATGGTTGAGATCGACGGCATCAGCTACGGCGCGTTCATCGTGCCGGGACTGATTATGCTGTCGATCCTCACGGAGAGCGTGTCCAACGCCTCGTTCGGCATTTACATGCCGAAATGGGCGGGGACGATTTATGAGCTGCTCTCGGCGCCAGTGTCTCCCATCGAAGCCGTGATGGGCTATGTCGGCGCGGCGGCGACGAAATCGATCATCATCGGTCTCGTGATCTTGGCGACGGCGCGCCTCTTCGTTGAATACGAAATACAGCACCCGCTCTGGATGCTGATCTTCCTGGTGCTAACGTCCGTTTCGTTCTGCCTGTTCGGCTTCATCCTCGGCGTGCTCGCGGATGGTTTCGAGAAGCTTCAGATCGTGCCGATGCTGATCATCACGCCGCTGACGTTCCTTGGCGGCACCTTCTACTCGATCAACATGCTGCCCGAGGTCTGGCAGACGATCACTTTGTTCAATCCGGTCGTTTATCTGATCAGCGGTTTCCGGTGGAGCTTCTTCGGCGTGTCCGATGTGGCGATCGGCGTGTCGATCGCGGCAGTGAGCCTCTTTCTCACCGTGTGTTTGGGCATCGTGTATTGGGTGTTTAAAACCGGCTATAAGCTCAAAGTGTAA
- a CDS encoding enoyl-CoA hydratase: MSEEHILVTRDAGVMEIRFNRPAKKNAITNAMYGAIADALEAAAAEKSVRAVLFTAEGDFFTAGNDLMDFAAVNAGSGEGALPRQVGRFLERMIMFEKPVVVAVHGNAVGVGVTMLLQSDLVYIGENATLSTPFVSLGLVPENASSITMPARMGHVRAFQMLGLGEVLDGRGAVAAGIANAAFPASEVADKARAAALALTKKPAEALRLAKGLMRDRETLKARMEEEGRIFGERLKSAEAAEAFAAFMERRPPNFEKLG, encoded by the coding sequence ATGAGCGAAGAGCACATCCTGGTGACGCGCGATGCAGGCGTCATGGAAATCCGTTTCAACCGACCGGCCAAGAAGAACGCGATCACCAACGCCATGTACGGCGCGATCGCCGACGCGCTGGAAGCCGCGGCGGCGGAAAAGAGCGTACGCGCGGTGCTGTTTACCGCCGAAGGTGACTTCTTCACCGCCGGCAATGATCTGATGGATTTCGCCGCGGTGAACGCGGGCTCCGGCGAAGGCGCGCTACCGCGCCAGGTGGGGCGTTTCCTCGAACGTATGATCATGTTTGAGAAGCCGGTGGTGGTTGCCGTGCATGGCAACGCCGTCGGTGTTGGCGTGACCATGTTGCTGCAAAGTGACCTCGTCTACATCGGGGAAAACGCCACCTTGAGCACGCCGTTCGTCTCGCTGGGCCTCGTGCCCGAGAACGCATCAAGCATCACCATGCCGGCGCGGATGGGCCACGTGCGTGCGTTTCAGATGCTCGGCCTGGGCGAAGTGTTGGATGGACGCGGCGCCGTCGCGGCGGGCATCGCCAACGCTGCGTTCCCCGCGAGCGAAGTAGCCGATAAGGCCCGCGCCGCCGCTTTGGCGCTCACAAAAAAGCCGGCCGAGGCCTTGCGTCTGGCCAAGGGCCTGATGCGTGACCGCGAGACATTGAAGGCGCGCATGGAGGAAGAGGGGCGGATTTTTGGCGAGCGCCTTAAGTCCGCCGAAGCGGCAGAAGCGTTCGCCGCGTTCATGGAGCGCCGGCCGCCGAACTTTGAAAAGCTTGGCTGA
- a CDS encoding predicted hydrolase of the alpha/beta-hydrolase fold: MEARNVTIPVGGERTSGLLLRPQNAKALYVFAHGAGAGMTHKAMASNADGLAARGIATLRYQFLYMEKGGKRPDPPKLAHVAVRSAVAEAALLAPDLPLFAGGRSFGGRMTSQAQAESPLPGVIGLAFLGFPLHPAGKPGAERADHLSRVSIPMLFVSGTRDALAELNLLQPAVAGLGKRATLKLIDHADHSFNVLKSSGRTSTEAEAEALDAFAAWVGAPSSLAR; encoded by the coding sequence ATGGAGGCGCGCAACGTCACCATTCCGGTCGGCGGCGAGCGCACATCAGGGCTGCTGTTGCGCCCGCAGAACGCCAAGGCGCTCTACGTGTTTGCGCATGGCGCGGGTGCGGGGATGACGCACAAAGCCATGGCCTCGAACGCCGACGGTCTCGCCGCGCGCGGCATAGCCACCCTGCGCTACCAATTTCTCTACATGGAGAAGGGCGGCAAACGTCCTGACCCGCCGAAGCTTGCGCACGTGGCGGTTCGTTCGGCTGTTGCGGAAGCGGCGCTGTTAGCGCCGGACCTGCCGCTGTTTGCCGGCGGGCGTTCCTTCGGCGGGCGCATGACGTCGCAAGCGCAAGCCGAGTCGCCGCTCCCCGGTGTGATTGGATTGGCTTTTCTCGGCTTTCCACTGCATCCCGCCGGCAAACCGGGCGCGGAGCGCGCGGACCATCTCTCTCGCGTTTCGATCCCCATGCTCTTCGTTTCCGGCACACGCGATGCGCTGGCGGAGTTGAACTTGCTGCAGCCCGCTGTGGCTGGGTTAGGCAAGCGCGCGACGCTCAAACTCATCGATCACGCCGACCACAGCTTCAACGTGCTCAAGTCTAGCGGCCGGACGAGCACCGAGGCGGAGGCCGAGGCGCTGGACGCGTTTGCGGCCTGGGTTGGCGCGCCGAGTTCCCTCGCGCGGTAG
- a CDS encoding acetylspermidine deacetylase, with product MLLYTHPSMLKHAPPRGHAEHAGRLQAVLDGIADMDLDRREAPFAPREAIERVHPPRYVDAIEGAFAEAQESLVQLDPDTFISPGSREACWRAAGALTAAVDAVLTGEDDMAFCAVRPPGHHAEPLSPMGFCIFNNVAIGALHALDAHGLSRVAVIDFDVHHGNGTQTIAEREPRLFFASTHQAPLYPGTGAVGETGLDRNVVNAPLPAHAGSGEWRRAMETLVLPALGAFGPELILVSAGFDAHRADPLAQMELDEADFAWAARSLRQVSLRHCKGKLVSTLEGGYDLPALARSAASYLGALQRD from the coding sequence ATGTTGCTCTACACCCATCCCTCTATGTTGAAGCACGCGCCGCCGCGCGGACACGCAGAGCACGCGGGGCGCTTGCAAGCGGTGCTTGATGGGATTGCCGATATGGACCTCGATCGCCGCGAAGCGCCGTTTGCGCCGCGTGAGGCGATCGAACGCGTGCATCCGCCGCGCTACGTAGATGCAATCGAAGGCGCGTTCGCGGAAGCGCAAGAGAGTTTGGTGCAACTCGATCCCGACACCTTCATCTCGCCCGGTTCGCGCGAAGCGTGCTGGCGTGCGGCCGGGGCGCTAACGGCGGCTGTGGACGCAGTGCTGACGGGCGAAGACGACATGGCCTTCTGCGCCGTGCGTCCGCCAGGCCATCACGCTGAGCCTTTATCGCCGATGGGGTTTTGCATCTTCAACAACGTGGCCATTGGCGCGCTGCACGCGCTTGACGCGCACGGGTTATCGCGCGTCGCAGTGATTGATTTCGACGTGCATCACGGCAATGGCACGCAGACAATCGCCGAGCGTGAGCCGCGCTTGTTCTTCGCCTCGACGCATCAAGCCCCGCTCTATCCCGGCACGGGCGCGGTGGGCGAAACCGGGCTCGACCGCAATGTCGTGAACGCACCGTTGCCGGCCCATGCCGGTAGCGGGGAGTGGCGCCGGGCGATGGAGACCCTGGTGCTGCCGGCGCTCGGTGCTTTCGGGCCCGAGCTCATTCTGGTTTCGGCAGGTTTTGACGCGCACCGAGCCGACCCGCTCGCGCAGATGGAGTTGGATGAGGCGGATTTCGCCTGGGCCGCGAGGTCGCTGCGTCAAGTTTCATTACGGCACTGCAAGGGCAAACTTGTCTCGACTCTGGAGGGCGGATACGACTTGCCCGCGCTCGCCCGGTCGGCCGCCAGCTATCTGGGCGCGCTCCAACGCGACTGA